A window of the Streptomyces sp. NBC_00250 genome harbors these coding sequences:
- a CDS encoding tannase/feruloyl esterase family alpha/beta hydrolase has translation MRLFPGVPLLTALLTAVTVLAPASPAGAEGRATAHCARQDRLRVPGAEHQQSACLADLTTAGLAGTQYTDTADQAGLAARGTRNPSGVPGVQIDGYFPDDSRLNATHGWAHDAQFVIRLPDHWNGGLVVTGAPGTRRQYSTDALISDQVLARGFAYAATDKGNTGPDFFTDGRGPGDAVAEWNRRVTELTRAAKKAVRQRYGRAPERTYMTGISNGGYLTRWQLENRPELYDGGVDWEGVLWTARGPNLLTSLPLTVARSLGQATDEDLIGAGFAPGSRFLWPYHEKAYWGLTQKIFRAEFDPSYDPACPGSTAGGTVEQIFAPCASDASYDYVSRPASVHRAVAKVALTGRIGRPLITLHGDLDTLLPIATDSDVYTGMIDARGRGGLHRYYTVQDGTHTDGLYDTYPDRLRPILPCYRSAFEALTRWVEDGTAPPADRTIARPASGDVVNSCALEE, from the coding sequence ATGCGCCTGTTCCCAGGCGTCCCCCTGCTCACCGCGCTGCTGACCGCCGTCACGGTCCTGGCCCCCGCGAGTCCCGCCGGGGCGGAGGGGCGGGCCACCGCGCACTGCGCGCGGCAGGACCGACTGCGCGTTCCCGGCGCCGAGCACCAGCAGTCCGCCTGCCTGGCCGATCTGACGACCGCCGGGCTCGCGGGCACGCAGTACACCGACACGGCGGACCAGGCCGGGCTCGCCGCCCGGGGGACCCGTAACCCCTCGGGCGTGCCCGGGGTCCAGATCGACGGCTACTTCCCCGACGACTCGCGCCTCAACGCCACCCACGGCTGGGCGCACGACGCGCAGTTCGTCATCCGGCTGCCCGACCACTGGAACGGCGGGCTCGTCGTCACCGGCGCGCCGGGCACCCGGCGGCAGTACTCCACGGACGCGCTCATCTCCGACCAGGTTCTGGCCAGGGGCTTCGCCTACGCCGCCACCGACAAGGGCAACACGGGACCGGACTTCTTCACCGACGGACGGGGTCCGGGCGACGCGGTCGCCGAGTGGAACCGCCGGGTGACCGAGCTGACGCGGGCTGCCAAGAAGGCCGTGCGGCAGCGTTACGGCCGGGCGCCGGAGCGCACGTACATGACGGGCATCTCCAACGGCGGCTATCTGACGCGCTGGCAGTTGGAGAACCGGCCCGAGCTGTACGACGGCGGGGTCGACTGGGAGGGCGTGCTGTGGACCGCGCGTGGCCCCAACCTCCTGACGAGCCTGCCCCTGACGGTGGCCCGGTCGCTCGGGCAGGCCACCGACGAGGATCTGATCGGGGCGGGCTTCGCACCCGGCTCGCGCTTCCTGTGGCCGTACCACGAGAAGGCGTACTGGGGGCTGACGCAGAAGATCTTCCGGGCCGAGTTCGATCCCTCGTACGATCCGGCCTGCCCCGGCTCCACCGCCGGCGGGACCGTGGAGCAGATCTTCGCGCCCTGCGCCTCGGACGCCTCGTACGACTACGTCTCCCGCCCGGCGTCCGTCCACCGCGCGGTGGCGAAGGTCGCGCTCACCGGGCGGATCGGCAGGCCGCTCATCACGCTCCACGGCGACCTGGACACCTTGCTGCCCATCGCCACGGACTCGGATGTGTACACGGGGATGATCGACGCGCGGGGCCGGGGCGGGCTGCACCGGTACTACACGGTGCAGGACGGGACGCACACCGACGGCCTCTACGACACGTATCCGGACCGTCTGCGTCCGATCCTGCCGTGCTACCGCTCCGCGTTCGAGGCGCTGACCCGCTGGGTCGAGGACGGTACGGCTCCGCCGGCGGACCGCACCATCGCGAGGCCCGCGAGCGGTGACGTGGTCAACTCCTGCGCCCTGGAGGAGTGA
- a CDS encoding MOSC domain-containing protein: MSGGTVTTVSSNGTYSFTKPNREGITLLAGLGVEGDVHAGVTVKHRSRVAQDPTRPNLRQVHLIHAELFDDVAGSGFEVAPGDLGENVTTRGIDLLGLPTGTRLHLGADAVVEVTGLRNPCAQIDNFQHGLLKQVLGRDENGDVVRKAGIMGIVLTGGEVRPGDPIRAELPEGPHRPLERV, translated from the coding sequence ATGAGCGGCGGCACGGTCACCACGGTCAGCAGCAACGGCACGTACTCGTTCACCAAGCCCAACAGGGAGGGCATCACCCTCCTCGCCGGACTCGGTGTGGAGGGCGACGTCCACGCGGGCGTGACCGTCAAGCACCGGTCACGCGTCGCCCAGGACCCGACCCGGCCGAATCTGCGTCAGGTCCACCTCATCCACGCGGAGCTCTTCGACGACGTCGCCGGATCCGGCTTCGAGGTCGCTCCCGGCGACCTCGGCGAGAACGTCACCACCCGGGGGATCGACCTCCTCGGCCTGCCCACCGGCACCCGCCTGCACCTCGGTGCGGACGCCGTCGTCGAGGTCACCGGACTGCGCAACCCGTGCGCCCAGATCGACAACTTCCAGCACGGACTGCTCAAGCAGGTGCTCGGCCGCGACGAGAACGGAGACGTCGTGCGCAAGGCCGGGATCATGGGCATCGTCCTGACCGGCGGGGAGGTGCGGCCCGGCGACCCGATCCGCGCCGAGCTGCCGGAGGGCCCGCATCGCCCGCTGGAAAGGGTCTGA
- a CDS encoding fatty acid desaturase family protein, with the protein MSQATVLPPAAAAPTAAPARARGGSEFTPLLRTVRSQGLLEHRPGWYARGIAVNLLGIAAVVAGLALIGPSWWALLLAVPLALLSARAAFVGHDAGHAQITANRKVSRILQLVHANLLLGMSREWWNDKHNRHHAHPNHLDKDPDVAADILVFAEHQTAGRTGLRGFLTRHQAWLFFPLTTLEGIALKVYGVQALLAEDGPCRTRRERLVEGALLLAHFAGYTALLLTLLTPAQALVFALVHQMLLGVHLGMAFAPNHKGMERPDEHADGDSWGHLRRQVLTSRNIRGGALTDWFLGGLNYQVEHHLFPSMPRPNLRLAQPAVRAHCAALGVPYTETGFVDSYRQALGHLHEVGAPLRSEWSE; encoded by the coding sequence ATGTCCCAGGCCACCGTCCTGCCCCCGGCCGCCGCCGCACCCACAGCGGCGCCCGCCCGTGCCAGGGGCGGCAGCGAGTTCACCCCGCTCCTGCGGACGGTCAGGTCACAGGGCCTCCTCGAACACCGCCCCGGCTGGTACGCCCGCGGAATCGCCGTCAACCTCCTCGGCATCGCCGCCGTCGTGGCAGGGCTCGCCCTGATCGGCCCCTCCTGGTGGGCACTGCTGCTCGCCGTACCCCTCGCGCTGCTGTCCGCCCGGGCCGCGTTCGTCGGCCACGACGCCGGCCACGCCCAGATCACCGCCAACCGCAAGGTCAGCCGGATCCTCCAGCTCGTGCACGCCAACCTCCTCCTCGGCATGAGCCGGGAGTGGTGGAACGACAAGCACAACCGCCACCACGCCCACCCCAACCACCTCGACAAGGACCCGGACGTCGCGGCCGACATCCTCGTCTTCGCCGAGCATCAGACGGCCGGCCGTACGGGGCTGCGCGGTTTCCTCACCCGTCACCAAGCGTGGCTGTTCTTCCCGCTGACGACCCTGGAGGGCATCGCACTCAAGGTGTACGGGGTCCAGGCCCTGCTGGCCGAGGACGGGCCCTGCCGTACCCGCCGCGAGCGGCTCGTCGAAGGCGCGCTGCTCCTCGCCCACTTCGCGGGCTACACGGCCCTGCTCCTCACCCTCCTCACCCCGGCCCAGGCGCTGGTCTTCGCCCTCGTCCACCAGATGCTGCTCGGCGTACACCTGGGCATGGCCTTCGCCCCCAACCACAAGGGCATGGAGCGCCCCGACGAGCACGCGGACGGCGACAGCTGGGGGCATCTGAGGCGCCAGGTGCTCACCTCCCGCAACATCCGGGGCGGCGCCCTGACCGACTGGTTCCTCGGCGGCCTCAACTACCAGGTCGAGCACCACCTCTTCCCGAGCATGCCGCGCCCGAACCTGCGCCTCGCCCAGCCCGCCGTCCGGGCCCACTGCGCGGCCCTGGGCGTCCCGTACACGGAGACCGGTTTCGTGGACTCGTACCGTCAGGCCCTCGGCCATCTGCACGAGGTGGGCGCGCCGCTGCGGTCCGAGTGGTCCGAGTAG